Within Aegilops tauschii chloroplast, complete genome, the genomic segment TCATTGGTACTAATCATGGATACTTCAATTTTTTTTATATTTGTTTGAAGTCATGATCTGAACGAGTCGCACATACACCCTAGCACATGTTCCTCGACGCTGAGGGCATCCTTTAAGCGCGGCCGTTTTTCGAGCATTTCGTATTGGCTGTCTTGCGTTTCTAATAAGTTGTTTAACCGTCGGCATGTTGTATGTATATAGAAAAAAATGGATTGGTTTAGATCCATCTTAACCTGATGATTGCTCATCATGAAGTCTTTCTATTTTCTATTAAATCGAGGAAAACACGAATTTAGCTGTGAAATAACTTTACAAGAAATCCGGACACTACCAATCCTTAAACATTTCTGGAAACCACACTGGATCAGTATCGCAGTGCTTGTCAATCATTTCATCCCCTACAATATCGACAAGTCCATAAGCTTTGGCTTCGTCTGCTGACATAAAAACATCCCTTTCCATGTCTTCGGATACAACCCAAAAAGGCTTGCCTGTTCTTACTGCATAAACCCTTGTGATCATTTCGCGAACTTTGTGTAACTCTTCTACTTCTAGTAAAAATTCTGGTGTCCTTGCCCGATAATAAGCACTAGCAGGTTGGTGAAGCATAATCCTCGCGTGAGGGAATGCTATACGCTTGGTGGGTTCTCCTCCAAGCAGAATGAAGGACGCCATGGAGGCGGCTATTCCGAGGCATATTGTATATATATCTGGTGTCACCGTTTGCATCGTATCAAAAATAGCCATTCCTGAGATTAGCCACCCGCCTGGGGAGTTTATAAACAAAAAAATATCACTAATTCCATCTTCTATACTCAGATATACCATGAGACCTGTAATATGATTCGTGATCTCGCAACGAATCTCTTGACCTAAAAAAAGTGTCCTTTCTCGATACATAACATTGTATAAGTCAACCCAAGTCGCTTCTTCATCTCCAGGAATCCGGTAAGGTACTTTTGGAACACCAATGGGCATATTAGATTAATATTATTAAATTTAAGTAAGAAAACCACACTTTAATATGGAAACGTAAGAATGGAACAGAAAGAAAGAATCCGCAGTTTATTGTCTTAATTTTTATTCTTATTCTATATGAATACTATAGATTCTATTAATACGTAGATTGAAAGGTTATACATATAAGGAATGTAAGACAGATTGAATAAAGAAAAAGGAATGGGTGATTCGAATGCTAAACAAAGAGGGGTAGCGATCTATTCTTCGTTTTTTCCAAATTGGCCAAGTTACCCATTGCATATTGGCACTTATCGAGTATAGAATAGATCTGCTTCTCTTTCTTCTTATGAACAGAATTGGCTTCTTATTTTTAATGGAATGAAATAAATATTCGCGCTTTCTGACACAGAATCCCCTAGAAGGGTTAGGTACATAGGATATGGATAGTCTTTTTCAATGCGATAAAATAAAGCGACATCGTGTCTATTTTTCTTTGCTAAAGGGGTATTTCCATGGGTTTGCCTTGGTATCGTGTTCATACTGTCGTATTGAATGATCCGGGTCGATTGCTTGCGGTGCATATAATGCACACAGCTCTAGTTTCTGGTTGGGCTGGCTCAATGGCTTTATACGAATTAGCAGTTTTTGATCCCTCTGATCCTGTTCTGGATCCAATGTGGAGACAAGGTATGTTCGTAATTCCCTTCATGACTCGTTTAGGAATAACGGATTCGTGGGGTGGTTGGAGTATTTCAGGAGGAACTGTAACAAATCCGGGTATTTGGAGTTATGAAGGTGTGGCAGGTACGCATATTGTGTTTTCTGGCTTGTGTTTCTTGGCAGCGATCTGGCATTGGGTATATTGGGACCTAGAAATATTCTCTGATGAGCGGACGGGAAAACCCTCTTTGGATTTGCCCAAGATCTTTGGAATTCATTTATTTCTTGCAGGGGTGGCTTGCTTTGGCTTTGGGGCATTTCATGTAACGGGTTTGTATGGTCCTGGGATATGGGTATCCGATCCTTATGGACTAACTGGAAAAGTACAAGCTGTAAATCCAGCGTGGGGTGCAGAAGGTTTTGATCCTTTTGTTCCGGGGGGAATAGCTTCTCATCATATTGCTGCGGGTACATTGGGTATATTAGCGGGCTTATTCCATCTTAGTGTCCGTCCGCCTCAACGTCTATATAAAGGATTACGTATGGGCAATATTGAAACTGTACTTTCCAGTAGTATCGCTGCTGTTTTTTTTGCAGCTTTCGTAGTTGCTGGAACTATGTGGTATGGGTCAGCAACGACCCCAATCGAATTATTTGGGCCTACTCGTTATCAGTGGGATCAGGGATACTTTCAGCAAGAAATATATCGAAGAGTTAGCAATGGTTTAGCCGAAAATCTTAGTTTATCAGAAGCTTGGTCTAAAATTCCCGAAAAATTAGCCTTTTATGATTATATTGGTAATAATCCGGCAAAAGGGGGATTATTCAGAGCAGGCTCAATGGACAATGGGGATGGAATAGCTGTTGGATGGTTAGGACATCCCGTCTTTAGAGATAAAGAAGGACGTGAGCTTTTTGTACGCCGTATGCCTACTTTTTTTGAAACATTTCCGGTTGTTTTGGTAGATGAGGAGGGAATTGTTAGAGCAGACGTTCCTTTTAGAAGAGCAGAATCCAAATATAGTGTTGAACAAGTAGGTGTAACGGTGGAGTTCTATGGTGGCGAACTTAATGGAGTAAGTTATTCTGATCCTGCTACTGTAAAAAAATATGCGAGGCGTTCTCAATTAGGGGAAATTTTTGAATTAGACCGGGCTACTTTGAAATCTGATGGTGTTTTTCGCAGCAGTCCAAGGGGTTGGTTCACTTTTGGTCATGCTACCTTTGCTTTGCTCTTCTTTTTCGGACACATTTGGCATGGCGCTAGAACATTGTTCCGAGATGTTTTTGCTGGTATTGATCCAGATTTGGATGCTCAAGTGGAATTTGGAACATTCCAAAAAGTGGGAGATCCAACTACAAGGAAACAGGCAGTCTGATACACATTGTTATAGTATCTTTCACCTCTCTTTTTTGATTTGACATGGGAAACATCTCCCATCCTTTCTTTGACTCTTTTTCTTTCTTTATATGGGAAATTCTCCCAAATGACAAATGAATAGGTGTGGAAGTTATAATTGTAAATAAACCAGGATCGAATCTATGGAAGCATTGGTTTATACGTTCCTTTTAGTTTCGACTTTAGGGATAATTTTTTTCGCTATCTTCTTCCGAGAACCACCTAAGGTTCCACCAACTCCAACTAAAAGAATAAAATAATTTCATTTAAGTAAGAAGTCCCCCTATCTGGGAGACTTCTTACTTAAATTAGTCTCCGTGTTCTTCGAATGGATCTCTTAATTGTTGAGAGGGTTGCCCAAACGCGGTATATAAGGCATACCCAGTAAAGCTTACAAGTAAACCAGATATGGAGATGGCGACTAAAGTTGCTGTTTCCATTTTTATAGAATTTCAAGATTACAATGGATCTACGAAAAGATCGTGTATTTACAACTACAACGGAATAGTATACAAAGTCAACACCAATGATTAAATAGAATTTATGGCTACACAAACCGTTGAAGATAGTTCTAAACCTAGGCCAAAACGAACTGGTGCAGGTAGTTTACTGAAACCCTTGAATTCGGAATATGGGAAAGTCGCCCCGGGTTGGGGGACTACTCCTTTTATGGGGATCGCAATGGCTTTATTCGCTATATTCCTATCTATCATTTTAGAAATTTATAATTCTTCCGTTTTACTGGACGGAATTTTAACCAATTAGGTTTCTACTAACTAAAACTAGGAAGTCAGAGTTTTTCCATCCAAAAAAGCCTTTCTAGTTTAAGATCTACATTTCTAGATATTATGGTAGTTCGACCGCGGAATTTTTTTGTTTCGGTATCTCTGGAATATGAGTGTGTGACTTGTTAGAATTGATCCTATTGATAATACATAGAAAGGGCCTGTTATCTCTATCAAGATGATTCTAATTCGTCAGATATTATTTATTCTAGTATCTGGAACACGAAATAGATAGAGTGGATCAAAAAAAAATGGAACTATGATTCATACTCACTATTAAGACCTCGCAACCAGACTGAAAAATTCAAGTAGTTCTTAAATAAAAATAAAAAGAAATTTTCTTCCTTCCAATTTTGTTTGCCCAAAAGACAACTTTTTTTCTCTCGATTTTGTCGAGTCATTACACTGATTCAATAAATGATTATCAAGCGGTTCTTATTCGAAGAACCCTTGCCTTTTGTTTAGCTTGAGACTAAATCATCGTGGCTCTAGTATGAATCTAAGGTTTTAATTGAACTGATTCATAGGATCTCAACAAGATAATTTCTATATTACGCATAAAAAACAAATCCTTTATAGGGAAGAGAAAAGTCAAGAAGCCTCTAATGACCAACATAAGGGAAAGGAAGAAAGAAAGACGCGCCAACTTGAGATTTTTTGGCATTATCATCACAAAGAAGATATTCCGGATTTTTCTTATTTGATATCTTCAAGGCAAATCGACCCAATTCAGTGGCTGATGAAGTTTTGAACCTTTTTCTAATATTCGTTGAAAATTTTTGTGTTTCTGCTTGAGCCGTACGAGATGAAATTTTCATATACGGCTCTTAGAGGGGGACTCGGGTTAGTTACCTATCTCAATAAAGTATATGATTGGTTTGAGGAACGTCTTGAGATTCAGGCAATTGCAGATGATATAACTAGTAAATATGTTCCTCCCCATGTCAACATATTTTATTGTTTAGGGGGAATTACACTTACTTGTTTTCTAGTACAAGTCGCTACCGGTTTTGCTATGACTTTTTACTACCGACCAACCGTTACAGAGGCTTTTTCCTCGGTTCAATACATAATGACCGAGGCCAACTTTGGTTGGTTAATCCGATCAGTTCATCGATGGTCAGCAAGTATGATGGTTTTAATGATGATCCTGCATGTATTTCGTGTGTATCTCACAGGGGGATTTAAAAAACCCCGTGAATTAACTTGGGTCACAGGTGTGGTTTTGGCTGTTTTGACTGCATCATTTGGTGTAACTGGTTATTCTTTGCCTTGGGATCAAATTGGCTATTGGGCAGTCAAAATTGTGACAGGTGTACCTGACGCCATTCCGGTAATAGGATCGCCTTTAGTGGAGTTATTACGCGGAAGTGCTAGTGTGGGCCAATCCACTTTGACTCGTTTTTATAGTTTACATACCTTTGTACTGCCTCTGCTTACTGCCGTATTTATGTTAATGCACTTTCCAATGATACGTAAGCAAGGTATTTCGGGTCCTTTATAGGGAAGGCATATCATAGAGAATTATAATTATCATATATCATATCGGGTAGGTTTTGGTATTTCATTGCTACAAGCATGGGTTATTGTAAAATAACACATGTCATTTGGATACTTCTCTTCAACTCCAAAGTATTTTTATACAATACAAATAGTTGAAGTTAATTTTACGAAAGAAAAAAGGCGGATTATGGGAGTGTGTGACTTGAATTATTGATTTGGCCATGCAGATAAAGAATTGGATCTGCCACATTAGAATTCACAACCAAAGGTGTCTCCGCATCCAATCAACATGTAAGTCCCCTACCTAGGAAGGATAGGCTGGTTCACTTGAGGAGAATATCTTCTATGATCATACCGCAACCATGTCATCCATGAACAGGCTCCGTAAGATCCCATAGAGTAGAAATGGAATAAGTCATGTGACATGATCCAGTTCTCTATTTATTACACTTACCTTTTTATTATAGTATGGAAATGCATTCATTTTCTTTGCATCGATTGTGATCCGCAATACTATCGGAGTAAAAGAAGGGATCTAAGGAAGAATGTAGGCTAAACTTTTTGATTTTTTATTAGTAACAAGTAAATATTTTGTTTGGAGGTAAGAAACTTGCGATATTGAGGGGATAAATACCAACTAATCAAGAGACATGAGACAATCCACAAAGCAATTGATCATGATCAAATTTGTAAGCCCACTTGGATATTGAGCATTTACCCATAAGAATAGGATTATTTTCAATGAGTAGTTGTAGGTGCAACTTCGGAAAAGAGAATCTGATAAAGCTTTTCTTGCCTAGAGTCATTGAGTCATTATAAACCTTAATTCTATTAAGGATCTTCCGCGGTCTTATTTCTTTCACTCTTGCTCGAGCCGGATGATGATAAATTCTCATGTCCGGTTCCTTTGGGGGATGGATCCTAAAGAGTTCACCTATCCCAATAACAAAGAAACCAGACTTAAATGATCCTGTATTAAGAGCTAAATTAGCTAAAGGGATGGGACATAATTATTACGGGGAACCCGCATGGCCCAACGATCTTTTATATATTTTTCCAGTAGTAATTCTAGGTACTATTGCATGTAATGTAGGTTTAGCGGTTCTCGAGCCATCAATGATTGGTGAACCGGCAGATCCGTTTGCAACTCCTCTGGAAATATTACCCGAGTGGTACTTCTTTCCCGTGTTTCAAATACTCCGTACGGTACCCAATAAGTTATTGGGCGTTCTTTTAATGGTTTCTGTGCCAACAGGCTTATTGACAGTACCTTTTCTAGAGAATGTCAATAAATTCCAAAATCCATTTCGCCGCCCAGTAGCTACGACCGTTTTTTTAATCGGTACTGTAGTAGCTCTTTGGTTAGGTATTGGAGCAACATTACCCATTGATAAATCATTAACTTTAGGTCTTTTTTAGATATTTTTGATTCATTCAACCGTGAAGTACCATAGGTATCTAGGAAATAGTTACTTCCAAGTGAATCTTCCCTAGATACCTAAAATCCATTTTATTATGATCCATTTCGCGAAAATATAGATTGTACCAAAGATGCTAAATTGTTTTCTTTTTATTCTAACTCGAAAAAGAAGAAGAAAAAAAATTGCAATGGATTTAAAACGAGAGTTTATTCTTAAGTAAATCAATTGGGAGATGCTTCTCTAGAGTGTCCCATATATGTTTTCTATCTTCCATACGAAAACTGTCAATTCTCAGAAGATCTTCTTCAGTCTTACTCAAAAGGTCCAATAGTGTATGTATATTGGCCCTTTTTAGACAATTATACGTTCTAGAAGTCAATTCTAATTGATCAATAAAAATAGAATTCAATGGAATTCCTTTTTTGTTTTTCTTTAGATTAGTTAATCTTTTTTGAAAAGTAAAAAGGGGTGGAGTAAACCTGTTTTTATTTTCTTCGAAACTAGCGCCCTCTTCCTCCGCGTGTAGAAAAGGAAGAAATAAATCAATCAAATTACGAGAAGCCTCATAAAGTGCTTCCTTAGGGGTTAAACTTCCATTAGTCCATATTTCTAGAAAAAGTATCTCGTGTTTTTCATTTCCATTCCCACAAGAAAAAATACTATAATTCACATTTCGAACAGGCATGGATACAGCATCTATAGGATAACTTCCATCTTGATAGTTCTTTCTGAGTTCTGTCTGATATCCACGATCTCTCTTGATCTGTAAATCAATACAGAAATCAATGGGCTCTGTCAAGTTAGCTATAGGTTGTGCCGTATCAACGATTTCTACGGAAGGCGGTAAGATGATATCTTGAGCAGTTATGTATCTAGGACCTTTGACGCAAATGGATGCGTCTCTAACTCCATAGAGATTACTTCTCAATACAATTTCTTTCAAATTTAGTAAAATTTCTTGTACGGATTCTTCAATACCTGCTATTGTAGAATACTCGTGCGGCACGCTCCCAAATTTTGCACGTGTGATACATGTTCCTTCTATTTCTCCAAGTAAAGCTCTTCGCAAGGCAATACCGACGGTGTCCGCTTGACCTTTTCTAAGCGGGGACAGAATGAAACGACCATAATAAAGGCGCTTACTATCTACTCTTGATTCAACACACTTCCACTGTAGTGTTTGAGTGGATCCTGCTACCTCCTCTCGAACCATAATAGACTAGTATTATTATTTTATCATTGAATCGTTTATTTCTCTTGAAATGAAAGTTGAAAGCGGGTTAATTCTTTTACAGACGTCTTTTTTTAGGCGGTCGACATCCATTATGCGGCATAGGTGTTACATCGCGTATACAACTTAATCGCACACCACTTTTAGCAATGGCTCGTAATGCGGCATCTCTTCCACTACCAGCGCCCTTTACCATAACTTCTGCTCGTTGCAAACCTACTGTACGAATAGCATCTACTGCTGTTCTTTGACCAGCATAGGGTGATGCTTTTCTTGAGCTTTTGAATCCACAAGTACCGGCCGAGGACCAAAAAACCACCCGACCTTGTGGGTCTGTAACAGTTATAATGGTATTGTTGAAACTAGCTTGAACATGAATAACCCCTTTTGTTATTCTACGTGCACTCTTCCGTAAACTAAAACGTGCATTCCTACGTAAACCAATACGCACTTTCTTACGTGAACCAATTTTTGGTATAGCTTTTGCCATATTTTATTATCTCATAAATATGAGTTAGAAATAAAAAAAGAAAAAAAGATACAAAGATATCCGTTTCAGGGTAAAATAAACCCTTTACTTTAATTATTTTAAATGAAATTATTTTATTTGGAATTGGAACATTTCCGCGGGTACTTTTTTTTACTTTTTAGAATTAGAAAGTAAAGTTCTTTTTCGAAAGATTACCCCTGTCTTTGTTTATGCTTCGGATTAGAGCAAATGACTCTAATTCGTCCACGCCTACGAATCAGTCGACATTTTGTACAAATTTTACGAACGGAAGCTCTTATTTTCATATTTCCGTATCCTTTTTTAAACTATGAATCTAATCTTTTGGAAAAAATAAGTCTCTTCGCTTGAATTTTAGAACTTAGAATTTATTACCCTAGAAAAAAAAAGAAAAACCTAATCCTTTGAATCTTTGGTATCCTTCAAATCTTCGCTATCCTTCAAATCTTCGCTATCCTTCGAGTCTTCGATACGCTTCGAATCCTTATGGGGAAGTCTATAAATTATACGTCCCTTGCTTGAATCATAACGACTTACTTCAATTTTGACCCTATCCCCCATCAGTATTCGTATAGAACTAGACCGTATCTTTCCTGAAATATAGCCTAGGATGATGGTGTCATTCTCTAGCCGAACGCGGAACATTCCATTGGGTAGGGCTTCCGTAACTAAACCTTCGAAAGTTACTTTTGCTTCTCTCGGGTTTTTTTTTCTCTCCTATTTTTTTTTCTGTCATATTTTTTTTCTCCTATTTTTCTATTTTTATTTTAAAAATAGGAAGGGCGAGATAGAATTCAAGCACTATAGGCGGGGCGATTACCATATATAACATAAGACTTCTCCCCCAATTCTGTTTAGTCGAGCTTCTCGATCTGTCATTATTCCTCGAGAAGTAGAAAGAATAGCAATTCCCATTCCACCCAAAACTTTAGGAATTCCTTGATAGTTGGTATAAATTCGTAAGCCGGGTCGGCTGATACGTTTTAAAAAGGTTCTTGTTCTATATATTCCTTTTCTAGTCTTTCTCTTTTGATGTCGCAAAGTTGAAACCAAGAAATATCTGTTACGTTCCTGATGTTTCCGAACACTTTCAATAAAACCCTCTCGTAGAAGTATTTTAACAATGTTTTCGGTAATATTTGTAGATACTACTCGAACTGTTCCTTTTTTATTCATGTCCGCATTTCTTATAGAGGTTAGTAAATCAGCAATAGTGTCCTTGCCCATAAGACTCTAATTCTAGGTTCCTCCTAATTTTTCTATAATCAACATGTTTTCTTTTTTTTTTCATTTTGGATTTTAAAACATATACGTAAAACACAATCTACTAAATTAATTCTTTGGTCTCAATTTCGCCTACTAGTATTTATAATACTTCAGGAGCTAATGAAACTATTTTGGTAAAATTCAATTCTCTCAATTCCTCGGCAATCGCGCCAAAAACTCGAGTTCCTTTTGGATTGCCTTTTTGATCAATTATAACCGCAGCATTGTCATCATAGCGGATTATTATACCGTCTTCGCATTTGAACTCTTTACATGTACGTACAATTACAGCTCGAATTACTTCGGATCTTTCTAGAGGCATTTGGGGCAATGCGTCTTTGATTACAGCAACAATAACATCACCAATACGAGCATATCGCTGATTACCAGCAGCTCCTATGACTCGAATACACATCAATTTTCGAGCTCCACTATTATCTGCTACATTTAAAAGGGTCTGAGGTTGAATCATATTATTTTTTATTTTGATTTCAATTTGTTATTTCAATGCAAAAGGATGAAAGAAATATTGTCTTTCCAGAAAGAAAAACCGGGCATTTTTTTTTTATCTTCCATACCCCTTTTAGGGTTCTATATCTCTAATCGAATAAATTGACTTCGTATGGGCATTTTACTGGCAGCTATGGAGATAGCTGCTCTAGCTACAGTTTCAGATACTCCCCCCATTTCATAAAGTATACGACCAGGTTTAACAACGGATACCCAATATTCGGGGGACCCCTTTCCCGAGCCCATACGTGTTTCCGTGGGTCTTAGTGTAACCGGTTTGTCGGGAAATATACGTACCCATATTTTTCCACCACGACGTGCATATCGTGTTATTGCTCTTCGTCCTGCTTCTATCTGTCTCGCCGTGATCCAAGCGGGTTCAAGTGCTTGAAGAGCATATCTACCAAAACAAATACGATTGCCTCGGCAGGATTTTCCTTTCATTCTTCCTCTATGTTGTTTGCGAAATCTGGTTCTTTTGGGGTTATAGTCGATGGTTCTCTTTCTTAGTTCCATCTCTACTGCAAAACTGGACATGAGAGTTTCTTCTCATCCAGCTCCTCGCGAATGGAATGAGAAAGCATGTAAATTTCTCTAATTCATAATATTCAAAAATATTACGGTACGGATAGATACACATTAATAGATAATAGAAAAAGTTCGGTTTTTTTTATATTGAATTTGTTAAAACAGAAAAATATAATATATAGTCAAAAAAGAAGATCTAGAATATATCCAGATGTGTGTGTATATTTATCTAAATTCTATATTTATAGATAATGTAATCCTTCTTAAAAAAATCCTTATTTTTACTCTTATTGAATCGCGGTAAAGTATTCTAATTCAATAAGAATTTCGCGGGCGAATATTTACTCTTTCCTGTCTTATTTGTTAATTTATAAACTTACCAAATAAGACAATTTTTTTGGTTTGTTCCGCCATCCCACCCAATGAAGTGTTAGGATTCTTTTCAATAAAATCCTATGGAATCATAGGTTCTGTCGTTCCCACTGCTTCTCCTTGAATGGTTAGGTCTGAATCCCGCAACGGAGCTTCCAAAAAATTTCTTTCCGAGTTAATTTTCTCAGTTTTATTAACCCGGGCGGCTCTTTATTATTGCTTTAAATTTGTAGTTCTTGTTTCAAGTTACAATTTTTAATTCTCTATTATTTTTATTATATTGATGCTTTATCACATTGCCTTTTATGATGTAATTCATAGACCATACATAGTGGAATCCTATATCTTATTTATTTCCTCTTCCTTCTTTCTATCATCCCTCCCTTTATCCACATCCCTTTAGTTTTGCTTCACAACCTAGAATCCCTTTTCTTTTTTAGAGAAAAAATTGCAGTTGCTACAACTATATGACACATCTACTCATTTATGATAGAGGTATTTATTCATATAGTGACTGTTTCTTAGTTAGGATCTCGACAATACGAAGCAATAGGTTGGTTATTAGTTAATTTTCTATAATTACTAAGTTTTTTTCTTAAAAAAAGAAAAAAATAACGAGTCACACACTAAGCATAGCAATTATATTAAATGATTTATCAATTTTCATTAAATCTTATAGAAAGAGGTATAATTTCTTCTTTTGCAGGGATTTCAGGAAAAAAGTCTCTTGTCATTTTTTATTCTATCAATGGACAGAATCCGAAGACAAGATTACTTATTCTTCGTCTACGAATATCCAAATTTTTACACCTAATACTCCATAGATAGTCCGAATTGGATAGCAGCAATAATCAATTTTAGCGCGAATTGTTTGGAGGGGAAGTCTACCCTTTTTAATAGATTCGGCGCGTGCAATTTCTTTTCCTCCGAGACGACCCGCAATTTTTACTTTTACTCCCCTTATATCTGCTTTTTTAGTTAATTCAATGGCTTTTTTCATTGCCTTTCGGAATGAAACTCTATTTTTTAATTGGAAAGCTATATATTCTGCAAGAATGTTAGGCTGTCTATAAGGTTCTTTCACTTTTTCGATAGAAATATTAAATCTCTGGTTTACAGAGTTAATTTCCTTTTGTAGATCTTTCTCTAATTCTTCGATTGCTCCTTTTTTCTTTAATAAATTTGGGAATCCAATATGGATTATGACGTGGATCGTATCGATTTCTTTTTGGATTTCTATATGTGTAATTACTTCGGAACTTGAACCTGAGTCCATTTTTCTATTATGTGTAATTACTTCGGAACTTGAGTCTGATTCTATTTTTCTATTCGAGCCCTTTTTCCTATTCTTTTGTATATAGTTCTTGATACAATCCCTTATTTTTTTATCTTCCTGTAGACCTTCAGAATAATTTTTTGGTTGTGCGAACCAAAAGGAATGGTGTTTTTGGGTTGTACCAAGTCTGAAACCGAGTGGATTTATTTTTTGTCCCATATTTTTCTATTCTATATTTTTTTTTACTGGGAATCGAAATCTTAGATGGATCTAAAGGTTATTTAGATTTCTTTACTATATTTAGTACAATTGTTATATGACACATGCTTTTTTTTATGGGGAAACTACGTCCTCGAGCTCGAGGTCTGAATTTCTTCATAATAGTACTCCTACTGACTTCGGCTTTAGTAATAAATAAATTCGCTTTGTCGAAATCCCTATAATGAGTAGCATTTGCGGCTGCCGAATAAACCAACTTTAAGATGGGATAAGATGCTCGATAGGGCATGAGGTTCAGTATCATAACAGTTTCCTCGTAGTAACGCCAGCGAATCTCGTCAAGAACTCTTTGTGCTTTGAAAACAGACATAGGGATACGTTTTTGTGCTTTGAAAACTCTCTCGAACTTAAGTAGACGATCGGTTGGAACTTTCCTTGCGAGTTTCCTTAGCCCACTTTTCTTCTTCTTTATCCTAGGGATATACTTTACTAGTTTGAAACTTGTCATAAATAAGGTTATTCCCCGCCTACCTTTACTTTATTTTGAATCTTTTTTTTCTTCTTAATCTTTCTATTCAGAATTCAGTTAACGACGAGATTTAGTATCCTTTCTTGCATTTTCATAACTCGTGAAATGCCGAGTAGGCACGAATTCCCCCAATTTGCGACCTACCATAGGATTTGTTATGTAAATAGGTATATGTTCCTTTCCATTATGAATCGCGATTGTATGGCCAACCATTGTGGGTAGAATGCTAGATGCCCGGGACCACGTTACTATTGTTTCTTTCTCCTCCTTCATATTGACCTTTTCTATCTTTGCCAATAAATGATGAGCTACAAAAGGATTCGTTTTTTTTCGTGTCACAGCTGATTACTCCTTTTTTCCTTTTTAAAGAGTGGCATTCTATGTCCAATATCTCGATCGAAGTACGGAGGTCAGAATAAATAGAATAATGATCAATGGAAAAAAGCAAAAAATCCTTTAGCTGGATAAGGGGCGGATGTAGCCAAGTGGATCAAGGCAGTGGATTGTGAATCCACCATGCGCGGGTTCAATTCCCGTCGTTCGCCCATCGCATTATTGCAAATTCCAAAAATGCAATTTTCCATATTCCTAGTTACGTATTTACTTACGGCGACGAAGAATAAAACTATCGCTATATTTTTTCCTTTTCCTAGTTCTTCTTCCAAGCGCAGGATAACCCCAAGGGGTTGTGGGTTTTTTTCTACCAATGGGAGCTTTCCCTTCACCGCCCCCATGGGGGTGGTCCACAGGGTTCATAACT encodes:
- the rpl14 gene encoding ribosomal protein L14, coding for MIQPQTLLNVADNSGARKLMCIRVIGAAGNQRYARIGDVIVAVIKDALPQMPLERSEVIRAVIVRTCKEFKCEDGIIIRYDDNAAVIIDQKGNPKGTRVFGAIAEELRELNFTKIVSLAPEVL
- the rps3 gene encoding ribosomal protein S3, with the protein product MGQKINPLGFRLGTTQKHHSFWFAQPKNYSEGLQEDKKIRDCIKNYIQKNRKKGSNRKIESDSSSEVITHNRKMDSGSSSEVITHIEIQKEIDTIHVIIHIGFPNLLKKKGAIEELEKDLQKEINSVNQRFNISIEKVKEPYRQPNILAEYIAFQLKNRVSFRKAMKKAIELTKKADIRGVKVKIAGRLGGKEIARAESIKKGRLPLQTIRAKIDYCCYPIRTIYGVLGVKIWIFVDEE
- the rpl36 gene encoding ribosomal protein L36, yielding MKIRASVRKICTKCRLIRRRGRIRVICSNPKHKQRQG
- the rps19 gene encoding ribosomal protein S19 codes for the protein MKEEKETIVTWSRASSILPTMVGHTIAIHNGKEHIPIYITNPMVGRKLGEFVPTRHFTSYENARKDTKSRR
- the rps11 gene encoding ribosomal protein S11, with translation MAKAIPKIGSRKKVRIGLRRNARFSLRKSARRITKGVIHVQASFNNTIITVTDPQGRVVFWSSAGTCGFKSSRKASPYAGQRTAVDAIRTVGLQRAEVMVKGAGSGRDAALRAIAKSGVRLSCIRDVTPMPHNGCRPPKKRRL
- the rpl16 gene encoding ribosomal protein L16 — protein: MELRKRTIDYNPKRTRFRKQHRGRMKGKSCRGNRICFGRYALQALEPAWITARQIEAGRRAITRYARRGGKIWVRIFPDKPVTLRPTETRMGSGKGSPEYWVSVVKPGRILYEMGGVSETVARAAISIAASKMPIRSQFIRLEI
- the rpl22 gene encoding ribosomal protein L22, which gives rise to MTSFKLVKYIPRIKKKKSGLRKLARKVPTDRLLKFERVFKAQKRIPMSVFKAQRVLDEIRWRYYEETVMILNLMPYRASYPILKLVYSAAANATHYRDFDKANLFITKAEVSRSTIMKKFRPRARGRSFPIKKSMCHITIVLNIVKKSK
- the rps8 gene encoding ribosomal protein S8, producing MGKDTIADLLTSIRNADMNKKGTVRVVSTNITENIVKILLREGFIESVRKHQERNRYFLVSTLRHQKRKTRKGIYRTRTFLKRISRPGLRIYTNYQGIPKVLGGMGIAILSTSRGIMTDREARLNRIGGEVLCYIW
- the infA gene encoding translational initiation factor 1, translating into MFRVRLENDTIILGYISGKIRSSSIRILMGDRVKIEVSRYDSSKGRIIYRLPHKDSKRIEDSKDSEDLKDSEDLKDTKDSKD